AGCGAAGGTTGGGCCGCTTTCTTCCGTGGGTATCATGGACCACGTATCCGAGTCCATGAAATCAAGTTGGACGGCCCCTACTATAACAGCTGGCCTACTCCGAGCTACAAGGCCCTCTTTGGTGAATACGAACCGACCATGCAAAATGCGCGCGCGATCCTGAAACGGTTTGCATCTGCTGCATTTCGTAAACCAGCAAGCGAAGAGAAAGTAGACATCCTCTTAGACTTGGTATCTAAAAAATTCGAATCTGGAACCAGTACATTTGAAGCATTGAAGATTGGTTTCCGTGCTGTCCTTTGTTCTCCCGACTTTCTTTACCTGCAAGAAGGAGACGGCCTGCTCGATGACTACGCACTCGCAACCCGTTTGAGCTATTTCCTTTGGTCTACCACTCCAGATGCGGAATTAATCAAGCTAGCCGAGAAAGGACAGCTCTCCAATCCTAAGGTCCTGAGAAAGCAGACTCTTAGACTCCTTCGGGACGATCGATCCAAAGCCTTTACAGAGCAATTCACTTCACGCTGGCTGGAACTCTACAAGATAGGAACCATGCCACCGAGTGATAAGGAGTTTAAGACCTATTACGTGGATGGCCTGGAGCATTCCATGAGAAGAGAGACGCAAACCTTCTTCCGTTATCTGCTTGAGAAGAATCTACCCATAACCGAGTTTCTCGATTCAGATTTCACCTTCGTGGATGGTGGCTTGGCTCGTCTCTATGGAATCGAAGGAGTTAACGGTCCGGAGATGCAGAAAGTATCCCTCAAGTCCGACCCTCACCGAGGTGGTCTGCTCGGGCATGCCAGTATACTCACAGCCAGCGCCAACGGCATTGATACTTCACCGGTCATTCGCGGCATATGGGTGTTGGAAAATATTTTAGGGACTCCACCTGCACCGCCGCCACCCGATGTCGAGCCCCTCGAACCTGACATTCGTGGAGCCACCACCATTCGCGATCAGCTCGACAAACACCGTGAGGTAGAGACCTGCTACGAATGCCACCGAAAAATCGATCCACTCGGGTTCGCCCTCGAGAATTACAATCCCATCGGTGGTTGGCGTGATCATTATCCACGCGGGAGTCAGGAGGGTCCTGAAATTGACGCCTCTGGACAGATGCCAAACGGACAACAGTTCACAGGCTTTGATGACTTTAAATCGGTACTAATGGGAAGGCAGGATCAGTTTACCCGCTGCTTAACCGAAAAATTGTTGGCCTACTCTATGGGAAGAACCCTTGAATTCACCGATCGACCCGAAGTAGACGGAATCATTGAGCTATTAGATGAAAGAGGCCAAGGCCTCCAGGACCTTGTGTTACTCATTGTCGAGAGCGAAGCCTTTCGAACGAAATAAGCACCGAACGGTCACAGAAACACTTCTTCCTTTGAATTGACTCAAGGGGCAATCCGATTGAACTAAACGCCTTTACCCTATGAAAAAATCACTCCTGATTCTATGCCTGATTTCCAGCTTTGTTGGAATTTCACTCATTGCCCAAAACGCAGTCGAGAGATTCGACCCATCCAAGGTTCAGCCTGAAAGCGTTCCTCTGGAGTTGATGAAAGTGCCAGACGGCTTGGAAGTCACCATCTGGGCTTCGTCACCGATGTTGTTTAACCCGACCAATATGGATATCGATAAGGATGGCCGCATCTGGGTGGCAGAAGGCGTGCGTTATCGCCGTCATTGGGACCGGCAGCCCGAGGGAGATCGCATCGTTATACTGGAAGATACAGACAAGGATGGAAAGGCCGATTCAAGTCATACCTTTGTTCAGGAAGAAGCACTGATTGCTCCCCTGGGAGTGGCAGTGATCGACAATAAGATCGTGGTATCTCAACCACCCGAGCTGATCGTCTACACGGACGTGAACCGCAACCTGGTCTTCGAACCTGGAATCGATACCCGTGAGACACTTCTCGAAGGATTTAGCGGTATCAACCATGACCATAGTCTTCACTCAGTGACGGTGGGCCCCAATGGGAAATGGTATTTTAACCAAGGTAACTGCGGGGCGCTCTTTACCGATAAGTCTGGAAAAACATTTCGTATCGCGAGCCCCTATAATCCTGGAGTGATTGGCCCCTACGAATACCCATTCGACGTTAAAGACGTAGCAGGAAAGCCCAGTGACGATGGACACGTTTACGTGGGTGGTTTTACGGCTCGCATGAATCCAGATGGAACCGATGTGGAAATTATTGGCTACAACTACCGCAACAGTTACGAGCAGTCAGTGACCTCCATGGGAGACTTGTTTCAAAACGATAACGACGATCCCCCAGCCTGCCGCGTAACGCATATCCTCGAATACGGGAATGCCGGATTTGCGTCTGCCGATGGCCAACGAAGTTGGAGAGCAGACAAACGTCCGGGGCAAACCACAGAAATCGCTGAGTGGCGCCAAGAAGATCCAGGAACTATGCCTGCCGGAGATGTCTACGGCGGCGGTTCCCCTACCGGAAATGTCTTCTATGAGAACGGTGCTTTGGGTGACGAATGGATCGGAACCTTCCTGTCTTGTGAAGCCGGCAAAAACGTGGTTTTCGGTTACCAGCCAGAATTGAACGGAGCAGGCTTCGACCTCGAACGTTTCAACTTTATCACAACTAATGAAGAAGGTGAATTTGCCGGCTCTGATTTTATCGGAGGAAGCAACAATATATCCGACGAAGTAAAAACGTTGTTTCGCCCTTCTGATGTAGCGATTGGTCCCGATGGAGCCATTTACATAACTGACTGGTATGATGGTCGCGTGGGTGGTCACCAGGACTTGGACGAAACTTGCTCCGGCACGATTTATCGCATCGCTCCTAAAGGATTCAAACCAGAGGTTCCCCAACTCGACCTTTCGACAATCGAAGGTCAAATTGCAGCACTCAAAAGCCCAGCGCCCAATGTGCGTAATCTAGGGTTTGTTGGATTGAAGGAACAAGGCGCCAAAGCGCTTCCAGCTCTCTCTGAGGTACTAAAAGATGACAATCCCTACATTGCTGCTCGCGCCATTCACCTCTTGGGTCAATTGGGAGAAGCAGGTGAGAACGTGGTCGAAAAGCTTTTAGACTCCAAAGATGAGAATACGCGTATCGTAGCTTACCGAGCCCTACGCGAAAATAAGTACGCATTAATCAGACGGGCTCAAAAATTGGCTAAAGATCCATCACCAGCCGTACGTCGCGAAGTCGCTCTTTCTATGCGCAACGTCCCGGTCAAACAAAGCCGCCCTATCCTTCGGGAAATCGGCCAACTTTACCCAGGAAATGATCGCACTTATCTCGAAGCTTTCGGCATTGGTTCAACGGGAAAAGAGGCTCAAGTTTACCATGCTGTAAAAGCTGTTTCCGGGAATAAGGATCCACTGAAATGGACGGAAGCATTTGCGGATATCGCTTGGCGTCTTCATCCTGCGTCTTCGATTGGAGACTTAGCCACCAGAGCCATGACTTCCAGCCTGGGCCATGAGGCTTGCAAGCAAGCTATGGATGCCTTGGCCTTTACCGATAAACGCACGGCGGCCAATGCCATGATGGATCTTGCTGAAGGAGACTCCTCGATCCAAGAAGACGCGGTTTGGTGGTTGCTCAATCGTTCGACTGGTCCCTGGAAGGATCTAAACCTTCTTCCACAATTGGCACAACGTGATATCTACGACCCTTCAAAAATCACATTACAAGACATTGGATCCATTGATTCAGCCACGATTCCCAGCAACTACCCTCCCATGGAAGAGTTGCTGGCCATGAAAGGCGACCCAGTTCGAGGAAAGGCTGCCGCCCAACGGTGCATTATGTGCCACCTAGTAGGCGACGTCGGAGTTGAATTCGGCCCCTCTCTAAACGGCTGGGGACAAACTCAGACCCGAGACGTCATTTTCCGCTCCATTATCGATCCAAACGCAGACATTGCTCATGGATACCGTGGAAACCAAATCGTTCTCAATGATGGACGCACCATCGACGGTATGCTTCTCAAGGAAGGCGACCCTGCAATCATCCTGTCAATGGGCGGAGTACAGCAGATCGTTCCGGGAGATCAGGTAAAGCAAGTTCGACGTCTGCGGCATAGCTTAATGATGTCTGCTGCCCAGCTGGGACTCACAGCCCAAGACGTGGCCGATGTGGTGGCTTATTTAAAGGCGAATTAGACTCGAGCATGAGAAATCTGCAGTGTCACCACTGCAGCTACAATAGAGTCGAACGGGATACTAGCCTGTTCAGCTTACGTGACTGTATTTCTATGTAGGATGCTTGAGCCTTATGCACATCTCTTTCTATAAAAAAGCGATACACATGGGGCTATAAACTTTAAATGTCAGAAGAATGGTAGGGACGGATCGCCGAGCCGTCCGATACTCTATGACAAGCGGCTCGCTCGACGATCGAGCCCTACCATCTAAGGAAATATGAGTCTCCTAGATTAGGCTTATCTATATTAATTTTCCTAGAACGAATTAAACCTTCCATGATGAGGATCCCAAGCTCATACTGAGTGTTGAATTTCTATCCTTCTCAATACCCATGAAACCACTGATTGTCGTTCTATCTCTTTCAATTGTTTCTTTATCCGTATACGCTGCTTCCCCTATCCCCTCAGGTGACTGGGAAGACCATGACCTGACGAAACATCAGAGAGAACAAATCCGAGCCGCATTCCAAAAAGGAATCGATGACAAATTTATTCCGGGAGGTTCACTGACCATCATTCACAAGGGTGAGATCATTCTGAAAGAGGGATTTGGTGTGGCTGATTTGGACAGCAAAGA
This genomic stretch from Opitutia bacterium ISCC 52 harbors:
- a CDS encoding DUF1592 domain-containing protein encodes the protein MKHIRYRFVTTLILLSAFSCILSANTYQKTVEPFLETYCIQCHGADKQKGDRRYDTLNNDLLDPDSLILWQDIVDLMNLGDMPPEEEKQPDPSERLEVIEWITENLEVAYANHKSNDRRTVLRRLNKLEYNRSVRDLLKLEPILMDPTESFPPDEVEENFNNIGSALITSDFLLQGYLDAAEAYVEQASRVGPKPETKHYRFEAPFYPARNRRDGKDVAGKYQHIRKNTTDQDGFMWLSKLEEGVPESGYYKLRFKAEAIGRDYPYPESIVGTNKNEPLRVDVIAGSRAYGELEFRTSSDRKVAGFVIADNKPEWYEARIWLDKGYQPRLTFPNGPNRVKPMRKTLVHRYSEDFQEMIHNWTVPGDGLYPYPIEEAEARRIEAEKNRIATTVGGVLNTEGTGNLFNKSEGWAAFFRGYHGPRIRVHEIKLDGPYYNSWPTPSYKALFGEYEPTMQNARAILKRFASAAFRKPASEEKVDILLDLVSKKFESGTSTFEALKIGFRAVLCSPDFLYLQEGDGLLDDYALATRLSYFLWSTTPDAELIKLAEKGQLSNPKVLRKQTLRLLRDDRSKAFTEQFTSRWLELYKIGTMPPSDKEFKTYYVDGLEHSMRRETQTFFRYLLEKNLPITEFLDSDFTFVDGGLARLYGIEGVNGPEMQKVSLKSDPHRGGLLGHASILTASANGIDTSPVIRGIWVLENILGTPPAPPPPDVEPLEPDIRGATTIRDQLDKHREVETCYECHRKIDPLGFALENYNPIGGWRDHYPRGSQEGPEIDASGQMPNGQQFTGFDDFKSVLMGRQDQFTRCLTEKLLAYSMGRTLEFTDRPEVDGIIELLDERGQGLQDLVLLIVESEAFRTK
- a CDS encoding c-type cytochrome, whose amino-acid sequence is MPDGLEVTIWASSPMLFNPTNMDIDKDGRIWVAEGVRYRRHWDRQPEGDRIVILEDTDKDGKADSSHTFVQEEALIAPLGVAVIDNKIVVSQPPELIVYTDVNRNLVFEPGIDTRETLLEGFSGINHDHSLHSVTVGPNGKWYFNQGNCGALFTDKSGKTFRIASPYNPGVIGPYEYPFDVKDVAGKPSDDGHVYVGGFTARMNPDGTDVEIIGYNYRNSYEQSVTSMGDLFQNDNDDPPACRVTHILEYGNAGFASADGQRSWRADKRPGQTTEIAEWRQEDPGTMPAGDVYGGGSPTGNVFYENGALGDEWIGTFLSCEAGKNVVFGYQPELNGAGFDLERFNFITTNEEGEFAGSDFIGGSNNISDEVKTLFRPSDVAIGPDGAIYITDWYDGRVGGHQDLDETCSGTIYRIAPKGFKPEVPQLDLSTIEGQIAALKSPAPNVRNLGFVGLKEQGAKALPALSEVLKDDNPYIAARAIHLLGQLGEAGENVVEKLLDSKDENTRIVAYRALRENKYALIRRAQKLAKDPSPAVRREVALSMRNVPVKQSRPILREIGQLYPGNDRTYLEAFGIGSTGKEAQVYHAVKAVSGNKDPLKWTEAFADIAWRLHPASSIGDLATRAMTSSLGHEACKQAMDALAFTDKRTAANAMMDLAEGDSSIQEDAVWWLLNRSTGPWKDLNLLPQLAQRDIYDPSKITLQDIGSIDSATIPSNYPPMEELLAMKGDPVRGKAAAQRCIMCHLVGDVGVEFGPSLNGWGQTQTRDVIFRSIIDPNADIAHGYRGNQIVLNDGRTIDGMLLKEGDPAIILSMGGVQQIVPGDQVKQVRRLRHSLMMSAAQLGLTAQDVADVVAYLKAN